From the Pseudoalteromonas ulvae UL12 genome, the window CATCCAATGTTACGAAAACGACATATGCCATTTCCTATCGATCAAGATTTACGAGATCAGTGGATGTTTTGTATGAATAAAGCTTTAGATTTGGAAATTGATAACCCCCTCCTAAGAGAGGGATTGCGCCAATCCTTAGCACAACTAGCCAGCCATATGATCAACAAGAACTAATTTGCATGTATTAAAAAGGCGCAACTCTATGCGCCTTGAAGTTTTTCAATTATAAATGAAGCCAATCTCTTGGTTTGAGGTAATCGTTATACAACACGGCCTCAGCCGTCTCAGCCTCCGGCGTATAGTTGTATTCCCAACGCGCCAATGGTGGCATAGACATTAAAATAGACTCTGTTCGGCCCCCTGTTTGTAAACCGAATAAAGTCCCTCTGTCCCACACTAGATTAAACTCAACATATCGGCCACGCCTGTATAACTGAAAATCTCGCTGAGCAGCTGTAACAGGAGTCGCTTTGCGTTTTTCTATAATAGGTAAATAGGCATCTAGGAATCCATGACCGACTGCTTGCATAAATTCAAAGCTTTTCTCAAAACCCCATTGGTTTAAATCATCAAAAAACAACCCGCCAACACCACGAGTTTCATCGCGATGTTTTAAATAAAAATACTCATCACACCACTTTTTGTAATCATCGTAAACTGTGTCTCCAAACGGGTCACATAGATCTTTGGCAACTTGATGCCAGTGCTTCACATCTTCTAGTTCAGGATAAAATGGAGTTAAATCAAAACCCCCTCCAAACCACCAAATAGGTGCCTCCCCTTCTTTTTCAGCAATGAAAAATCGAACATTGGCATGACTGGTTGGAATATGAGGGTTTTTTGGATGAATAACCAACGAGACTCCACACGCATGAAAGCTGCGACCAGCAAGTTCCGGGCGATGAGCGGTTGCAGAGGCAGGCATTGAAGCGCCAAATACATGGGAATAGTTCACCCCACCTTGTTCGATGATAGCGCCGTCAGTGATAACTCGAGTACGACCGCCACCACCTTCTGCGCGCTGCCATGAATCCTCAACAAACGTTGCTT encodes:
- the hemF gene encoding oxygen-dependent coproporphyrinogen oxidase, producing MSKVNIETVKAFLLELQDTICSGLELADGQATFVEDSWQRAEGGGGRTRVITDGAIIEQGGVNYSHVFGASMPASATAHRPELAGRSFHACGVSLVIHPKNPHIPTSHANVRFFIAEKEGEAPIWWFGGGFDLTPFYPELEDVKHWHQVAKDLCDPFGDTVYDDYKKWCDEYFYLKHRDETRGVGGLFFDDLNQWGFEKSFEFMQAVGHGFLDAYLPIIEKRKATPVTAAQRDFQLYRRGRYVEFNLVWDRGTLFGLQTGGRTESILMSMPPLARWEYNYTPEAETAEAVLYNDYLKPRDWLHL